Within Triticum dicoccoides isolate Atlit2015 ecotype Zavitan chromosome 1B, WEW_v2.0, whole genome shotgun sequence, the genomic segment CCAGGGGCTCGTacttagccccaccgtcaaactcctatggctaagtgaaagtaataaagccgcatagtctgattgcctggttcattgcgcggacacctcctttacggaccaagacattggataaagtgtGATCACGCGCTAcaccgaacacccccgtagcatctacgtgggggctgaagccgaggactggcaaaCCTTCAGAAttaaaaacggccgcataggaggaaaaTAACTCAAGATAAAAGCATAAGTATACGACAGGCCTTCATTCACAAAATAAAGTTTCAACAGCTCGGATACATTCACtaaaacataacatccttcgagcattggccctctactattcgggcaccctctaggacatcttcgaAGTAACTCTCcggcttgcggtggtccttgccttcgggtgggcCTGCAGTCGCCACgtcagtggccttcatctttgcccagtgcatcttgacacgggcaaaggccatccgagcaccctctatgcacgccaagcGCTTCACAGCTTCCACTTGGGGCAGCACATCGACGAGTTGCCTCACCAAGCTGAAGTAGATGCTCGGAATGGGTTCGGCTGGCAAAAGCCGGgctatgagatccttcatggccaagccgGACGCCCTATGCAGCTCCAACAGTTGCTTCATTTGGTTGTTCAATAGCATCGAGTGCTCCGGCGccaggaactgtgaccagaacagcttctctgtcgagTCCCTCTCCTGGACTCGGAAGAACTGTGTGGCGTCGGCGGCACTCCTCGGAAGATCAGCAAAGGCGTCTGGAGCACTCCACAGTCGAGTGAGAAAGGCATATCTTTTACCCCCAAAaatactctgcaaaagaaagggcttaccagccgctatctgttcgGCCTGCCGGGTCTCTTCACGAGCACCTCAGGACTCGGTCCACACCTCTTTTGCTTCCTGgagggccttggcgagttcggccgcTTGAGCCGtagtcttctccttcaaggcctcgCACTTGCCGATGCCGTCCTTCAGCTCTTGCTCCACTTCAGCCACCCTTTCTTCGTGCTAGCGGCGGGCGAGCTGTTCGGTATTTAATTCCACAGCTGCTTTGTCAGCGGCTGCTTTATTCGCCTTTGCctcctccttggcttgggcaaggttgctcttgagggtctcgacctcgggCGCTCCAACTGCACTCATAGTCACAGTAGTACATGAGTTAAACTTTGAATTTGCATATCAGTTCGGATATATGATAAAACTCCTTAAAGTACATGCATACCTTGCGTCTCATCAAACCGCTTGTTAATATGGTCGATTTCGTCATCGGCCAACTTTAGTTTCCGATTAAGCTCGGACTTCGGTGGCCTGGGCTGTCGCCGCCAACAGGGAAGCCTGTTATAGAATAGAAAAGTACGTCACCTCTTCCGAATACTATGTGATCCCCTGTCCAGCTTTTTTAAACcagatagagtctcaggggctactatctatatacaggtatATTTCCCTGATATAAAAAAAGCGTATAGAGCATTACGTCGCATACCTCGATGCCTGTCAGTATGCTggtgaaggcttcgttcagcccgctcttggcagactgaaccttctctacaggcacacccatcagggtgcagtgctcctccatgatggaagcacgtCGTAGTGCTTACACCAGAGTATTCGGCgcctccggattagtggaggtcgCCGTCGGAGCTGATGatcccccctccttcaaagggggctgctcgcctGATTTCGAAGCCACTTGGGTCTCCGGAATGATGTTCGACTGGGGGCCGGATTGATCAGGGCCCCCGCCGTCGATCGTCATGGGGGTCGCACCCCCCGTGTCTTCGGTagccgaggtatcaccctcgggcgCCTTCTCGGCAGCCTTGCTCGCCCCTCCGCGGCCAGGagaggtccttcgggacaacacctcggtgtcatccatgatGGTTGACGAAAGAGCTCGCGGGGGCGTCTCGCTCTCTGCCATCTCTAGTGGGAGAGAACTCCCCTTAGATAGTGAAGGGTTGGGGAGGTTGCGAGTAGGGTTGAAGGTCACACAATGTAATATGTTATATTATACAAACATAGAGAACCGAAGACATATAATAAATCCtttgatacttacgatttggccaaggGCTTCACCCTGAGAAGCCTCCTGGGGATGGGTTCAGCCTCCGAATCCGAACCATCCGAGAGGGCCATCTTCCCCCTCTTAGGCGCCTGCTCCTCCGGGTCTGTGGaggttgtcctcttcttcttccttcccgtAAGAGGGGATTCgctttccgcctcctcctcctctccgtcttcaTCTCCCTCATGGGAGGAGGGGATTTCAGTCTCTCCGGACACTACATCCGAAGTACCCTTGTGGCGGAGGCCGCCTCTGGCCTCCtggctcttcttcttggccttcttctccggtgcctgatagggcaccgggaccagcatctttgtcagctgGGGTGTGGTCGGGTCCTCAGGCAGCGGTGCCGGACACTTAATCCACTCCACCTTTGCTATTCAGCCCTGTACGAGGAACAGAAATTTCATTATGTCTAAGAAACTCATTGACCGGATATGTATTCGGGAGAGTCGTACTTACCGGTGTGGCCGGATTCTCGCTGTCGAGACCGATGTCTTCGGTCTTCTTTGGCCATGCTTTTTGGGCCTTGAGCAAcagcttccagatgtcttcgtgcgttgtgccgaagaagtgctgttcGCTGATCTTCCGGATTGAAGTCCCACATGTGAGAGGGCCAGAGTTGGCAGGGAAGAATCCTACGGAAGAGGATCACCTGAATCACATTAGTGAGACTGGTGTTCTTGCCTATCATGTTTGTGATGTGCTTTTGCAGCATCAACACTTCCGCCGTGGATCCCGAGTCCAGACCCTTAGCGGTCcatgaggtgagccgcatagggggtccggatctgaactcaggagtggCCGCCCACTTAGTGTCGcagggttcggtgatatagaaccactactgctgccacaccttgacagtCTCCATGAAGGCCCCCTTAGGCCAAACGGTgttgggaagcttgctcaccatggcgccgccgcagtccgcatgctgcccgtcgaccaccttcggcttcagattgaagaccttgagccataggccgaagtgtgtgtgtggggggggggtgcgGAGCagcgcctcacacacgacgatgaatgccgagatgtggaggaaagaatttagggccaaatcatggaaatctagcccgtagtagaacataaggccccggacaaaggggtggaggggaaaccctagcccacggaggaagtgggggatgaatacaaccctttcgctgggctccggagtgggaatgacttgatCCTTGGCAGGGAGCCTGTGCGCGATGTCCGCGGACAGATATCCCGCCCCTCGGAGCTCCTTGACGTCCTTCTCGGTGACGGAGGAGGCTTCCCACTCGCCCTTTGAACCAGATCCTGACATGGCTGTGGAGGCTGGTGGCGGTGAGAAAGGTtgaagcttgggcgttggagctcgaagaTGGGAAAGCaggagaaggaagaaggcatggggaaAAGGAGGAATCTTTATCCTCTTATATAGGAAGTGAATATCAAACGCCCTCCCCCCTttaagccttaaaactcgcctgttcccaaggggtcgtgcgaatggcacggttggattacccaaaaccgtattgatgaggatcccataaAGGGCGGACACGATCTctattttgacaagacgtgccaatggaggctGTGCCTCGAAATGCGAAGTGAGAGGCGAGAAAATGGTTCGAAATGTTAAGAGGCCAGACGTGATGTTTCGCCGAAAAAAGCTATCAGTGGAAAGACACCATTTTGTTTGATATCTTACCTTCATGGCTAAGGGTTGTAATAGGTATACAGAGCCAGATACAGTTCTTTTATTCAGAAAATTACTTTGGAGCATtcaggaggaggaacctgccttgcaatgccgaagacaatccgcgtgccgaacatatcgtcattgaagactggttcaggggctactgagggagtcctggactaaggggtcctcgggtgtccgggctatttgatatggggcggactgatgggccgtgaagatacaaggccgAAGACCTTCCCCCGTGTTCGGGTAGGACTCTCCTGTGCGTGGACGGCAAGATTGATGTccggatatgtaatttccttcctctacaaaccgactctgtacaaccctaggcccctccagtgtgtatataaaccagagggtttagtccgtagaggctatcagaattcgcataggctagacagctagggtttagccattacaatctcgaggtagatcaactcttgtaacccctatactcatcacagacaatcaagcaggatgtagggttttaccaccattaagagggcccgaacctgggtaacatcgtgtcccctttgtcgcttgttaccttcgatcctcagacacacagttcggaaccccctacccgagatcggccggttttgataccgacaatgGGCGTGTCCCGACGCAAGTGCGGAGGTAAGGACGGTGTTCGAGGCCATCAACGAGGGGAGATGGGCCACTAATGTCGGGCCATCGCTGAGCGGGGAGGAAGCTGCAGAATACCTACACATCTGGCCCACAATCACGACGGTTCAGCTAGACGACCAGCACGCCGACCCGCATCGCCTGGTCCTGGGAGAAGGACGACGCTTTCTTGGCCAAGTCGGCTTACGCGGTCAAGTTTGCAACTCGAGAGGTGTCACCCACCGCGACATTCACGTGGCGCTCCCAGACCCCGCTCAGGTGCCGCTTCTTCGCATGGCTTGCGATCATGAACCGCTGCTGGTCATCGGACCGGTAAGCACGGAGAGGACTACCGCACCAAGACGCTTGCCCTTTCTGCGATCAACACGAGGAGACGATTAGCCACCTGCTCATTGAGTGCGTTTTGGCGAGGGAAGTATGGGCCAAGGTGTTCACGACCATGGGCGTTGCACACGGTGCCTCGCGTGTTGGAGAGCCTCTGCCAGATTGGTGTGCCCGGCAGGATACCCACGAGCGGCGGACGAGGACGATGCAGGCCCTGTGCCTTCTAGTCATGTGGGAGCTTTGGAAGCACCAGAATGCCATCGTTCGACAGTCAGCCTTCAGCAGATTCTGCACCGGATTGCGAGCGAGAGCAAGGTATGGAGGCAGGCGGGACTGCTAAGAGGAGAGTTGGATGCGTTCTTCGTAGAGGCACTCGAGTGGGCTCGCCGCCAGTAGTCTGGTTAGGCCATACGAGGTGGATGGTGGCGTAGCGCCTTGTAATCTTTCGTGTAACGAAACCGCGGAGGGTTCTCTCCCCCTTTCTTCTATAATATAAGATACGCACATTCGTGCGTATTCAAGAAAAAAAAACCCATAGATATAGTGTCATATGTGGTTATATTTATTaacttgtagactcattttgtttcttttttctcgaATTTTTGACTCATTTTGTCTTGGGAAATGCTATGCGATGATAACTTATCTTCAAACGCTGGTCATAGTGGGAACATATTATGTCTCCGGACAATTACCATAAACTAATCTGTGATCTATaaatacatactagtacatctcaaGAAAATTCTAGATAAACGCTGGCTCCTGCGAAACGCCAACATTGGCTCTCAAGCTAAACTGGAATCGTATAGAGCTCATTGTGATATCCACGAACCACCACGGCACAGAAGGTTAATTGAAACAATGACTCTTGTGCGTCTTGTTCAAATAATCAGGCCGTATCAATAGAGTTTTCCATGTGAAATATACTATTTCCCCCCAGCAGCAGTAGCTAAGTAGGAGTACATGTAAAAAGCATATGATTCACGAGACGGCCGCAGCGACGGCGGCGCGGTCGTGGTAGCCGCGACAGTGCGGGCTGCTGGCGAAGTCGCTTAGCGGGAAGGACGTGGAGACGGGGCCGATGTAGAAGCTGAGGCGGTCGCCGGCGCGGTCGACCTCGGCGACGGGGATCCACAGGAAGAGTACCTTGACGTAGATGCCCTGCAGCGCCGCGAGCTTGCCCGCGCTGGCGGCGCCGGCGATGCGCGTGTCGTACTTGACCAGCCACTGCTTCGCTAGCAGGAACTCGCACTCCCGCGGGAAGTACACCTGGAAGCCGCCGTCCGGATCGAGCtcgtacccctccaccccctccggcaggatgccccgCGGGAAGTCGTACCGCTCCAGCATCTCGTACGCCGTTGGCTTGTCCCCCGCGGACGACGCCGCCGCTACGGCTACGGCGACggcggcgaagaggaggaggagggggtaggTGGCCATGGACGGCCGGGGAAAGTTCTTGCTTTCTTTGGGTTTGATTGGGTCCGACCTGGCTGCTTTGCTTACTTGACAAATGACAATGAAGGTGTTGGCTTTAGTACAGTAGCGTATCGTTGGATGGATGCTCACTTGCTTGTACTCCCTCTCTAAACAAATATAAG encodes:
- the LOC119334453 gene encoding uncharacterized protein At5g01610-like, whose protein sequence is MATYPLLLLFAAVAVAVAAASSAGDKPTAYEMLERYDFPRGILPEGVEGYELDPDGGFQVYFPRECEFLLAKQWLVKYDTRIAGAASAGKLAALQGIYVKVLFLWIPVAEVDRAGDRLSFYIGPVSTSFPLSDFASSPHCRGYHDRAAVAAAVS